In one window of Arachis ipaensis cultivar K30076 chromosome B06, Araip1.1, whole genome shotgun sequence DNA:
- the LOC107645338 gene encoding large proline-rich protein BAG6 isoform X3 (The sequence of the model RefSeq protein was modified relative to this genomic sequence to represent the inferred CDS: added 129 bases not found in genome assembly) translates to MASQGSNEGSSSGITSAECSDSTVQLNIKTLDSRVYNFQLDKNMPVSLLKEKIANEIGLPVGQQRLIFRGKVLKDEHVLSEYHIENGHTLHLVERQPNQSQASGNSTAEPAGANGNAASVPPRNRVGQISHSVVLGTFNVGDQGEGIVPDLTRVIGAVLNSIGIGGQNTSSPPNATQPATAPLGNEAAGVNSGNQNASGNQAQSGQTFPGQAFQSLPHVVQIPVASGAIPIPSLNAPIPDSLNTLSEFINRMEQTLLLNGYQSNLSSTNAGDQRVELPTNAQGLPTVEALSTILHRTEQLLSHQAVAAISHIAGRLEREGTSSDLSIRDQIQSESAQLGLAMQHLGTLLLELGRTILTLRMGQSPAESAVNAGPAVYISPSGPNPVMVQPFPLQTNSLFGGPIPSSTPPAFGAIGIGSAPRNVNIHIHAGTALAPIVSAISSRTNNGEGTRNENRNEPGPGDSGSARALPVRNFMSAAFPSHPPGVGVASGTQTGLGVSTSQPPPNSTPWSSAANEANFFRNLVRNIQGDNTAPSGQMASTGRDLSSGSESRSSQRDEQADTTGMNGFRTATASSVGCGSLQTEAVQTCDNDERVVSVDNYPSSSSGQGLQSSSGGETTVKSEQVKDAPSASAKQGVAEPARAAPLGLGMGGLERKRRTRLQPPVSKGADVSSGSSVNQSHQTGTEGQHTLQALPSHGSSVNARNPNRPSQQPLPSSNRQIDMAGLMSQVLHSPALNGLLEGVSQQTGVDSPNGLRNMLQQFTQSPQMMNTVNQIVQQVGSQDMGNMFAGMERGQGGGIDFSTILQQLMPIVSRAPGGDTPPPLFSAVEPENSDNTTLQLNLQEVVDRIDHLSPPTDVFRAVAENAVLVSGGVNVTDDILDELCSNESLASEYLETLRYDVRQRLNGHSEQDKS, encoded by the exons ATGCCTGTTTCGTTGTTAAAGGAGAAAATTGCAAATGAAATTGGTCTTCCAGTTGGTCAGCAACGGCTGATTTTTAGAGGAAAAGTCTTAAAGGACGAGCATGTGCTATCTGAGTATC ATATCGAGAATGGGCATACCTTGCATCTAGTTGAAAGGCAACCAAATCAGTCACAGGCTTCTGGTAATAGTACTGCTGAGCCAGCTGGTGCTAATGGTAATGCAG CCTCCGTGCCTCCTCGTAACCGTGTTGGACAAATTTCACACAGTGTTGTTCTTGGAACTTTTAATGTGGGGGACCAAGGGGAAGGCATTGTTCCTGACCTTACACGG GTTATTGGGGCAGTTTTGAATTCTATTGGAATTGGTGGTCAGAACACAAGTAGTCCTCCCAATGCTACCCAACCTGCTACA GCTCCGCTAGGGAATGAAGCTGCGGGCGTGAATTCTGGGAATCAAAATGCATCTGGAAATCAAGCACAGTCTGGCCAGACATTTCCTGGTCAGGCATTCCAATCTCTGCCTCATGTTGTTCAAATTCCTGTGGCTTCTGGGGCCATACCAATCCCTTCTCTCAATGCT CCAATTCCTGATTCATTGAACACACTCTCTGAATTTATAAATCGCATGGAACAGACACTATTGCTAAATG GTTATCAGTCAAATTTATCTTCAACTAATGCTGGAGATCAACGGGTTGAATTGCCTACCAATGCACAAGGGTTGCCGACAGTTGAAGCATTAAGCACCATCTTGCATCGTACAGAACAGTTGCTTAGTCATCAAGCTGTTGCTGCGATATCT CATATTGCTGGACGGTTGGAGCGAGAGGGAACTTCGTCTGATTTAAGTATAAGGGATCAAATACAGTCAGAGTCAGCACAATTAGGACTTGCTATGCAGCATTTGGGCACACTTTTACTTGAGCTTGGCCGAACAATCTTAACCCTGCGCATGGGACAGTCTCCT GCAGAATCTGCTGTAAATGCTGGACCTGCAGTTTATATTTCTCCATCAGGGCCAAATCCTGTAATGGTTCAG CCCTTTCCTCTTCAGACAAACTCACTATTTGGTGGTCCTATTCCTTCTTCAACTCCTCCAGCATTTGGTGCCATTGGTATTGGAAGTGCTCCGCGGAATGTGAACATTCATATACATGCTG GTACTGCTCTTGCTCCCATTGTTTCAGCAATTAGTTCTAGGACAAATAATGGAGAAGGGACAAGAAATGAAAACCGTAATGAGCCTGGCCCTGGGGATTCAGGTTCTGCACGTGCGTTGCCCGTTAGAAATTTCATGTCGGCAGCCTTCCCATCTCACCCTCCTGGTGTTGGAGTTGCCAGTGGCACACAGACTGGGTTAGGTGTTTCTACTTCACAGCCACCACCTAATTCAACTCCATGGTCATCTGCTGCAAATGAAGCGAATTTCTTTAGGAACTTAGTTCGTAATATACAAGGAGATAACACAGCTCCATCAG GTCAGATGGCATCAACTGGCCGAGACTTGTCTTCTGGTTCTGAATCAAGGTCTTCCCAGAGAGATGAGCAGGCAGATACCACCGGGATGAATGGCTTCAGAACTGCAACTGCATCCTCAGTTGGCTGTGGCTCT CTCCAAACTGAGGCAGTGCAAACCTGTGATAATGATGAGAGAGTTGTTTCAGTTGACAATTACCCTTCAAGTTCTTCCGGTCAAGGTTTACAAAGCTCTTCTGGTGGAGAAACAACAGTGAAATCAGAACAAGTAAAGGATGCTCCATCTGCAAGTGCGAAACAGGGTGTAGCTGAACCTGCCAGAGCTGCTCCTCTTGGATTGGGCATGGGTGGCTTGGAGCGTAAG AGGCGGACGCGACTTCAACCTCCTGTAAGTAAAGGCGCTGATGTATCATCCGGTTCTTCTGTCAACCAAAGTCACCAAACTGGAACAGAGGGTCAACACACATTACAAGCTCTTCCAAGTCATGGCTCTTCTGTGAATGCAAGAAATCCTAATAGACCATCCCAGCAGCCGCTACCCTCTAGTAATAGGCAGATTGATATGGCTGGTTTGATGTCTCAGGTTTTGCATAGCCCTGCTTTGAATGGTTTGCTTGAAGGGGTTTCACAGCAAACTGGGGTTGACTCACCTAATGGCTTGAGGAATATGTTGCAGCAGTTCACGCAGAGCCCACAGATGATGAACACAGTCAATCAAATTGTCCAACAGGTTGGCAGTCAGGATATGGGAAATATGTTTGCCGGGATGGAAAGGGGGCAAGGGGGTGGCATTGATTTTTCAACGATTCTTCAACAGCTGATGCCTATTGTATCCCGAGCGCCTGGTGGGGATACTCCTCCTCCACTATTCTCTGCTGTAGAACCTGAAAACTCCGATAATACAACTTTACAG CTCAACCTTCAAGAAGTGGTGGATAGGATTGATCACTTGAGCCCACCAACAGATGTTTTCCGTGCTGTAGCTGAAAATGCCGTCCTGGTATCTGGGGGTGTAAATGTTACCGATGATATTCTGGATGAGTTATGCAGTAATGAGAGTCTTGCCAGC GAATATTTGGAGACGTTGCGATATGATGTGAGACAGCGGCTAAATGGACATTCTGAGCAGGACAAGTCGTAA